In the Populus trichocarpa isolate Nisqually-1 chromosome 1, P.trichocarpa_v4.1, whole genome shotgun sequence genome, one interval contains:
- the LOC7463889 gene encoding uncharacterized protein LOC7463889 isoform X2 yields the protein MTSVINIDGHQLLHSLQDQGEMESKVESSERACGNHGGICAICLDKIVLQETALVKGCEHAYCIQDYMFEESVCLLLRASWFMTLTVEDHEDVYEDPEDYYPYEFEDEDDDDDLDEVYLSSSSNLRIGNRRWGDNGYVRAGHQEARPVYQADFKDSGACTSREPKKKEAAKDRTGRRAKRTLKREAADKAAASKHQQHLARLGRK from the exons aTGACATCAGTCATCAACATCGACGGTCACCAATTACTTCACTCCCTTCAAGATCAG GGTGAAATGGAGAGTAAAGTGGAGAGTAGCGAAAGGGCATGTGGGAATCATGGTGGGATTTGTGCTATATGCTTGGATAAGATTGTGCTTCAGGAAACTGCTCTTGTTAAAGGTTGCGAGCATGCGTACTG cATCCAGGATTACATGTTTGAGGAAAGTGTCTGCCTCCTCCTTCGAGCCTCATGGTTCATGACTTTGACTGTGGAGGATCATGAAGATGTTTATGAAGATCCAGAGGATTATTATCCATATGAATTtgaggatgaggatgatgatgatgatctagATGAAGTGTACCTGAGCAGTTCATCCAATCTTCGCATTGGAAATCGGAGGTGGGGAGATAATGGCTATGTTAGGGCAGGGCATCAAGAAGCAAGGCCAGTGTATCAAGCAGATTTCAAGGACTCGGGGGCGTGCACCTCACGCGAACCTAAGAAGAAAGAGGCTGCAAAAGATAGAACCGGGAGACGGGCGAAGAGGACACTCAAGCGTGAAGCTGCTGACAAGGCTGCTGCATCAAAACATCAGCAGCATTTGGCAAGGTTGGGCAGGAAGTGA
- the LOC7463888 gene encoding uncharacterized protein LOC7463888, giving the protein MDSFNQSTGFRYNPNSNTMGDADGDSEFCGILEIYVHHARNIHNICIYDNQDVYAKFSLTYNPDETLSTRIINRGGKNPEFNENLMMKLAQLDAVLKCEIWMLSRARNYMEDQLLGFALVPISQVSGKGKVTQDYSLSSTDLFHSPAGTIKLSLSLNTSFPVKPSTTAAKSSISSEVVLLDRKVSEVILDPVEYSRIEFPDINVVRENQLMVSEYFDDLGSRPGSFLHLGASPQPAIHDCEMNINSSEQNQGGSSSPSGSIQNSSFLSSTTTSLSDDRNSSDSVDRKSRLGGQFSSSLNVSITTEANHNSCACPDTPTSKKGNEVRDEKESDFTSKEEESRKEGNMSPVKFGQVFSSPLGNINLEAEQSAMQQQIVDMYMRSMQQFTESLAKMELPMDLDKLESADRGDVIQSLSNKLELEKKKKDGGRVFYGSRAFF; this is encoded by the coding sequence ATGGATTCTTTCAATCAATCAACTGGGTTCAGGTATAATCCAAATTCAAACACGATGGGCGATGCAGATGGCGATTCTGAGTTCTGTGGGATTCTTGAAATCTATGTTCATCATGCCAGGAATATTCACAACATATGTATCTATGATAACCAAGATGTTTATGCAAAATTCTCTCTAACTTATAATCCTGATGAGACCCTTTCAACTAGAATTATCAATAGAGGTGGAAAAAACCCAGAATTCAATGAAAACTTGATGATGAAACTCGCTCAACTCGATGCAGTCCTCAAATGTGAGATTTGGATGCTTAGTAGAGCTAGAAACTACATGGAAGATCAGCTTCTAGGATTTGCTTTGGTCCCTATTTCACAAGTTTCTGGAAAAGGAAAGGTGACGCAAGATTACAGCCTCTCCTCCACTGACCTCTTTCACTCTCCCGCTGGCACTATCAAGTTGTCTCTCTCCTTAAACACATCTTTTCCTGTCAAGCCCTCAACAACAGCTGCCAAATCTTCGATATCATCAGAGGTCGTGCTTCTTGATAGAAAGGTATCAGAAGTTATTCTGGACCCAGTTGAGTATTCGAGAATTGAATTTCCTGATATCAATGTTGTTAGAGAGAATCAGCTAATGGTCTCAGAATATTTTGATGACTTGGGTTCCAGGCCTGGCTCATTTCTTCACCTCGGTGCCTCTCCGCAACCTGCTATTCATGATTGTGAAATGAACATAAATTCCTCCGAGCAAAATCAAGGTGGTTCCTCTTCACCTAGTGGCAGCATCCAAAATTCCAGTTTCTTGAGCTCTACGACAACAAGCCTGAGCGATGACAGAAATTCTTCTGACTCGGTTGATAGGAAGAGTCGTTTGGGTGGTCAATTCTCAAGCTCTCTTAACGTTTCGATCACCACGGAGGCTAATCATAACTCCTGTGCTTGTCCTGACACACCAACATCAAAGAAGGGAAATGAAGTCCGAGACGAAAAGGAATCGGATTTTACAAGCAAGGAGGAGGAGAGCAGGAAGGAAGGAAACATGAGTCCTGTTAAATTTGGTCAAGTATTTTCATCCCCCCTAGGAAATATCAATCTCGAGGCCGAACAGTCTGCAATGCAGCAGCAAATAGTAGATATGTACATGAGGAGCATGCAACAATTCACAGAATCCTTGGCCAAGATGGAGCTACCTATGGATCTTGACAAGCTGGAATCTGCAGATCGTGGTGATGTGATTCAAAGTCTTAGCAATAAACTAGAgcttgagaaaaagaaaaaggacggAGGGCGAGTGTTTTACGGTAGCCGCGCATTCTTCTAA
- the LOC7463889 gene encoding uncharacterized protein LOC7463889 isoform X1, producing the protein MTSVINIDGHQLLHSLQDQGEMESKVESSERACGNHGGICAICLDKIVLQETALVKGCEHAYCVTCILRWSTYTKNPTCPQCKHPFEFLNIHRSLDGSIQDYMFEESVCLLLRASWFMTLTVEDHEDVYEDPEDYYPYEFEDEDDDDDLDEVYLSSSSNLRIGNRRWGDNGYVRAGHQEARPVYQADFKDSGACTSREPKKKEAAKDRTGRRAKRTLKREAADKAAASKHQQHLARLGRK; encoded by the exons aTGACATCAGTCATCAACATCGACGGTCACCAATTACTTCACTCCCTTCAAGATCAG GGTGAAATGGAGAGTAAAGTGGAGAGTAGCGAAAGGGCATGTGGGAATCATGGTGGGATTTGTGCTATATGCTTGGATAAGATTGTGCTTCAGGAAACTGCTCTTGTTAAAGGTTGCGAGCATGCGTACTG TGTGACGTGCATCCTTAGATGGTCCACGTACACTAAGAATCCAACTTGTCCTCAGTGCAAACATCCATTTGAGTTTCTCAATATTCACCGTTCTCTTGATGGCAG cATCCAGGATTACATGTTTGAGGAAAGTGTCTGCCTCCTCCTTCGAGCCTCATGGTTCATGACTTTGACTGTGGAGGATCATGAAGATGTTTATGAAGATCCAGAGGATTATTATCCATATGAATTtgaggatgaggatgatgatgatgatctagATGAAGTGTACCTGAGCAGTTCATCCAATCTTCGCATTGGAAATCGGAGGTGGGGAGATAATGGCTATGTTAGGGCAGGGCATCAAGAAGCAAGGCCAGTGTATCAAGCAGATTTCAAGGACTCGGGGGCGTGCACCTCACGCGAACCTAAGAAGAAAGAGGCTGCAAAAGATAGAACCGGGAGACGGGCGAAGAGGACACTCAAGCGTGAAGCTGCTGACAAGGCTGCTGCATCAAAACATCAGCAGCATTTGGCAAGGTTGGGCAGGAAGTGA